A stretch of DNA from Sphingomonas sp. SORGH_AS_0879:
GACGCTCTGGCCGCCGGAGAGGTGGACGGAATCTGTGTTGGCGAGCCGTGGAACTCCATCGCGGTCGATCGCGGCGTGGGTCGTATCGCGCTCGCCACGGCGCAAATCTGGCGGCGCGGCGTCGAAAAGGTACTGGCGATGCGCGCCGACCGGGCGGAGGAGCGACGCGACGGCGTGCTGCGGCTGATCCGGGCGCTCCATGCGGCGGCGGCGCATTTCGTCGATCCCGAGACGGTCGAACAGAGCGCAGCCATACTGTCGCGCCCGCACTATCTGAACGCGCCGGTCGATGCGATCCTGCGCGCGATCACCGACCGCATCCGCGTGGTGCCGGGTGGCGAGCCGGTCCATTATCCCGATTTCATGTTCCAGTATCGCGAGGCGGCAAACTTCCCGTGGCGCAGCCAAGCCGCCTGGCTTTATGCCCAGATGGTGCGGTGGGAGGGGCTGCCCTTCTCGCCCGAGGATGCCGCGACCGCGCAAGACGTGTTCCGACCCGACCTCTACCGCGCCGCGCTGGCCGGATCGGGCGCGCCTTTGCCGGGGGCGAGCTCCAAGCTGGAGGGCGCGCTGGTCGAGCCGATCGGGGCGGGATCGACGCAAGGGCGGCTGGTGCTGGGGAGCGATCCCTTCTTTGACGGGCGAGCGTTCGATCCCGATGATATCCCAGGGTATCTGGCGGGACTGCCTTAAGTCCTCCCCGGTACGGGGAGGATTGATATTGCTGCATTTGCGAAAGCCTCTTGCGCCGCACCCGCGAATCAGGCAAATTTTCGATTCGCCCGGCAATGGCGTCGGGCACGAGATAGCAGCGCAGGCCGCTCCAACGACGGGGTAGCGCGCTGGCGGAAATGGGGCGACCCCATTGTCCGTTTGGAGGCAACGAAGCCGCCAGGATGCGACCCGCAAGGGCACCGCGTCCTGGCGGCTTTTTTCGTTTTGGGCCCTGGGCCCGTGGGGACGGCACTATGGCGACGGCATTCTGGAACGACACCGAAAAGACAAAGCCCGATAGCGGGGCCGATGACGGCGGCTTCTGGTCGAGCGGCCATACGCCGACCCTGATCGCGGCGTTCCTCTATTTCGACCTGGCCTTCATGGTCTGGGTGCTGCTGGGCCCCCTCGCCCCCCAGATCGCGACCAGCCTGGGGCTGACCCCGGCGCAAAAGGGCGTGATGGTCGCGGTGCCGACGCTGGCGGGTGCGATCCTGCGCGTGGTCAACGGCCTGCTGGTCGACCGGATCGGGCCGAAGCGCGCGGGAGCGATCAGCCAGATCATCGTGATCGCCGGGCTGTTTTCCGCCTGGGCGCTGGGCGTGACCAGCTTCGGCGGCACGCTGGCGCTGGGCGTGGTGCTGGGCTTTGCGGGTGCGAGCTTCGCCATCGCCCTGCCGCTCGCCAGCCGCTGGTATCCGCCCGAGCATCAGGGCAAGGCGATGGGCCTGGCGGGCATGGGCAATTCGGGCACCGTGCTGGCCGCGCTGTTCGCGCCTGCGCTGGCCAAGCTGTTCGGTTGGAACGCGGTGCTGGGCCTCGCTTGCCTGCCGCTGAGCCTCGTCTTCATTGCCTATATGATCATAGCCAAGGACGCGCCGGGCGCACCGCTGCCGCGCCGTCTGGTCGAGTATCTCGCGCCGCTGAAACAGGCCGATGCCTGGTGGCTGATGGGCTTCTATGCCGTCACCTTTGGCGGGTTCGTGGGCCTCGCCGCCAGCCTGCCCATCTATTTCACCGACCGGTTCGGCCTGACCCCGGTTCAGGCGGGTTACGCCACCGCCGCCTGCGTCTTCGCCGGATCGCTGGTACGACCGATGGGCGGCGCGCTGGCCGATGCGATCGGGGGCGTGAAGGCGCTGATGGCCGTCTTCGCCGCCGCCGCCGTCACGCTGACGGGCGTGGCGATGGTCGACGGCTTTGCCGCCTCGCTCGCGCTGTTCGTCCTCTCCATGCTGGCGCTGGGCGTCGGCAACGGATCGGTGTTCCAGCTGGTGCCGCAGCGCTTCGCCGCCGAGATCGGCGTGATGACCGGGCTGGTCGGCATGGCGGGCGGTATCGGCGGCTTCTACCTCGCCTCGTCGCTGGGCATCGCCAAGCAGTGGACCGGCAGTTTCTCCAGCGGCTTCCTGATCTTCGCCAGTCTCGCGCTCGTAGCGCTGGCGGGCCTGATGCTGGTCAAGACCCGCTGGCGCCGCAGCTGGGGCGCGGCCGAGGGCGTGCGGATCTGATGCTTTTCCTCTTCCACGGATCGAACCGATGAAACACGAAGTCCTGAGCGCCGCCAAGGCCGACACCCGCGAGCACTTGATCGTCATCGGCAACGGCATGGCCGGTTGCCGCGCGGTCGAGGAATTACTGGCGCGCGATCCCGCACGCTACCGCATCACCATCTTCGGTGCCGAACCGCTGGTGAACTATAACCGGATCATGCTGTCGCCGGTGCTGGCGGGGGAGAAGACGTTCGACGAGATCGTCATCAACGGGCTGGACTGGTATGCCGACAACGGCATCACCCTGGTCAGCGGCGATCCCGTCACCGCGATCGACCGCGAGGCGCGGACGGTGACCGCCAAGAGCGGCATGGTGCTGGATTATGACCGGCTGCTGATCGCGACCGGTTCCGACCCGTTCATCATCCCGGTGCCCGGCCACGACCTGCCCGGCGTCATCAGCTTCCGCGACATGAAGGATGTCGAGCATATGCTCGCCGCCGCCGAAGCCGCCCGATCAAAGGGGGGTGGCAGCGCGGTGGTGATCGGCGGCGGCCTGCTCGGGCTGGAGGCGGCGCATGGCCTGTCGCTTCGCGGCATGAAGGTGACGGTGCTCCACCTGATGCCGACCCTGATGGAGCGGCAGTTGGACGAGGCGGCGGGCTGGCTGCTCAAACAGGCGCTGGAGGCGCGGGGCCAGACCGTGCTGTGCGGCGCGGACACCGCCGAAATCGTCGGCGACGGCAAGGTCACGGGCGTTCGCCTTAAGGACGGGCGCGAGATCCCCGCCGATCTGGTGGTGATGGCGGTCGGCATCCGCCCCTCGGTCGCGCTCGCCCGCGCCGCTGGCCTCGAGGTCGGGCGCGGGATCAAGGTGGACGATCATATGGTCACCTCCGACCCGCGCATCCTGGCGGTCGGCGAGTGCGTCGAGCATGATGGGCAGGTGTACGGGCTGGTCGCGCCGCTCTGGGACATGTGCCGCTCACTCGCCGATGCGCTGACCGGCGCACCCTCCGGCTATCGCCCCACCGCCACCGCGACCAAGCTGAAGGTCGCCGGGCTGGACGTCTTCTCGGCGGGTGATTTCGGTGGCGGCGACGGCGCGGAGGACATCGTGCTGCGCGACGCGAGCCGCGGCATCTACAAGCGCGTCGTGGTCAGGGACGACCGCATCGTCGGCGCGGTGCTGTACGGCGATACCGCCGACGGCAACTGGTATTTCGACCTGCTGAAGAAGGGCGAGAGCGTCGCCGACATGCGCGACGCGCTGATCTTCGGCCAGGCCTTCGCCTCGGGAGGGGGGCAGGCGGACCCTAAGTCGGCCGTTGCGGCGCTTTCCGACGAGGCGGAAATCTGCGGCTGCAACGGCGTGACCAAGGGCAAGGTCTTCGCCTGTATCGACGGCGGCGCGCACAGCCTGGATGCGGTCCGCTCCGGCTGCAAGGCCTCGGCGAGCTGCGGATCGTGCACCGGCATCGTCGAGAACCTGCTGGCCTTGCGGCTCGGCGGCGAGGTCGAGGCGGGGCCGAAGACCATGTGCAAATGTACCAGCTTCGGCCATGACGATGTCCGTCGCGAAATCGTCGCCCAAGGAATGCAGTCGATCCCCGAGGTGATGCAGAAGCTGCACTGGTCGACGCCCGACGGCTGTTCGTCCTGCCGCCCGGCGCTCAATTACTATCTGCTCTGCGCGCGGCCCGGCGAGTATGTCGACGACCAGCAGAGCCGCTTCGTCAACGAGCGGATGCACGCCAACATCCAGAAGGACGGCACCTATTCGGTGGTGCCGCGCATGTGGGGCGGGATCACCAGCCCCAAGGAACTGCGCGCGATCGCCGATGTGGTCGAGAAGTTCAACGCGCCGATGGTCAAGGTGACCGGCGGCCAGCGGCTCGACATCTTCGGCATCAAGAAGGAGGATCTGCCCGCCGTCTGGGCCGACCTGAACGCCGCCGGCATGGTCAGCGGCCATGCCTATGGCAAGAGCTTGCGGACGGTGAAGACCTGTGTCGGCTCCGAATGGTGCCGTTTCGGCACGCAGGATTCGACTGGCCTCGGCGTCAAGCTGGAACGGGCGACCTGGGGCAGTTGGATGCCGCACAAGTTCAAGATCGCGGTGTCGGGCTGCCCGCGCAACTGCGCCGAGGCGACGATCAAGGATTTCGGCGTGGTCTGCGTCGACTCGGGCTATGAACTCCATGTCGGCGGCAATGGCGGGATCAAGGTCCGCGCCACCGACCTGCTCTGCAAGGTCGCGACCGAGGAAGAGGCGATGGAGATGTGCGCCGCCTTCATCCAGCTCTACCGCGAGGAGGCGCGCTATCTGGAACGCACCGCGCCGTGGATCGAGCGGGTCGGGCTGGCCTATATCCAGTCGCGGCTGCTCCCCGATGCGGAGGCGCGCGCGGACCTCGCTCGCCGCTTCTTCCACTCGCAGCAATTCTCGCAGGAAGACCCCTGGGCCGAGCGCGTCGCCGGGGCCGAACGCGAAATCCATGCGCCGATGGCGCGCTTCCAGCCGGTTGGAGAGATGGCATGATTGGCGAGTGGCTCGATATCGGCTGGGTCGAGGAAATCCCCCTGCGCGGTGCCCGCACGGTCCAGGTCGAGGGCGGCGACGACATCGCCGTCTTCCGCACCGGCGAGAACAGCGTCTTCGCGCTGCTCGACCGCTGCCCGCACAAGCATGGCCGCCTCAGCCAGGGCATCGTCCATGGCGGTGCGGTGGCGTGCCCGCTGCACAATTGGCGGATTTCGCTCAGCACCGGCGAAGCGCTGGGCGAGGACAAGGGCTGCACCCCGACCGTGCCGGTGAAGATCAGCGGCGGCCGCGTGCTGATCTGCCGCGCCTCGACGCTGAAGGCGGCGGCGTGATGCGAGCGCAATTCCTCTCCTGCAAGGGGAGGTGGCAGGCCGAAGGCCTGACGGAGGGGTGTCGACCTCCCCATAGCGCGACACCCCTCCACCACGCCCTGTCGGGCGCGGTCCCCCTCCCCTTGCAGGGGAGGAATGACGTATGACGATCCGCACCACCTGCGCCTATTGCGGCGTCGGCTGCGGCATCCGCGCGACCGTGACCGGCGACCGGCAGGTCAGGATCGAGGGCGATCCCGACCACCCCGCCAATCGCGGCAGGCTCTGTTCCAAGGGCACCCATCTGGGCGAGACGGTCGGGCTGGAGGGCCGCCTGCTCCACCCGATGATCGGCAAGCGCCGCGCGTCGTGGGACAAGGCGCTCGACCTCGTGGCCAAGCGCTTCCGCGACACCATCGCGCAGCACGGCCCCGACAGCGTCGCCTTCTACGTCTCGGGCCAGTT
This window harbors:
- a CDS encoding CmpA/NrtA family ABC transporter substrate-binding protein, producing MSLDTFRIGFLPLVDAALPILAHELGFAEAEGIAIELVRDVTWAAVRDRLLYGHTDAAHLVAPLAISTALGRDRPAVPMAVPFVLGLNGNALTFSTALGEAVGLGETLGDPVAIGVALKAVAERRRDAGKPLRFGVVHRHSSHNYMLRYWLAGVGIRPDTDVAIIVTSPPFAADALAAGEVDGICVGEPWNSIAVDRGVGRIALATAQIWRRGVEKVLAMRADRAEERRDGVLRLIRALHAAAAHFVDPETVEQSAAILSRPHYLNAPVDAILRAITDRIRVVPGGEPVHYPDFMFQYREAANFPWRSQAAWLYAQMVRWEGLPFSPEDAATAQDVFRPDLYRAALAGSGAPLPGASSKLEGALVEPIGAGSTQGRLVLGSDPFFDGRAFDPDDIPGYLAGLP
- a CDS encoding NarK/NasA family nitrate transporter; protein product: MATAFWNDTEKTKPDSGADDGGFWSSGHTPTLIAAFLYFDLAFMVWVLLGPLAPQIATSLGLTPAQKGVMVAVPTLAGAILRVVNGLLVDRIGPKRAGAISQIIVIAGLFSAWALGVTSFGGTLALGVVLGFAGASFAIALPLASRWYPPEHQGKAMGLAGMGNSGTVLAALFAPALAKLFGWNAVLGLACLPLSLVFIAYMIIAKDAPGAPLPRRLVEYLAPLKQADAWWLMGFYAVTFGGFVGLAASLPIYFTDRFGLTPVQAGYATAACVFAGSLVRPMGGALADAIGGVKALMAVFAAAAVTLTGVAMVDGFAASLALFVLSMLALGVGNGSVFQLVPQRFAAEIGVMTGLVGMAGGIGGFYLASSLGIAKQWTGSFSSGFLIFASLALVALAGLMLVKTRWRRSWGAAEGVRI
- the nirB gene encoding nitrite reductase large subunit NirB, which gives rise to MKHEVLSAAKADTREHLIVIGNGMAGCRAVEELLARDPARYRITIFGAEPLVNYNRIMLSPVLAGEKTFDEIVINGLDWYADNGITLVSGDPVTAIDREARTVTAKSGMVLDYDRLLIATGSDPFIIPVPGHDLPGVISFRDMKDVEHMLAAAEAARSKGGGSAVVIGGGLLGLEAAHGLSLRGMKVTVLHLMPTLMERQLDEAAGWLLKQALEARGQTVLCGADTAEIVGDGKVTGVRLKDGREIPADLVVMAVGIRPSVALARAAGLEVGRGIKVDDHMVTSDPRILAVGECVEHDGQVYGLVAPLWDMCRSLADALTGAPSGYRPTATATKLKVAGLDVFSAGDFGGGDGAEDIVLRDASRGIYKRVVVRDDRIVGAVLYGDTADGNWYFDLLKKGESVADMRDALIFGQAFASGGGQADPKSAVAALSDEAEICGCNGVTKGKVFACIDGGAHSLDAVRSGCKASASCGSCTGIVENLLALRLGGEVEAGPKTMCKCTSFGHDDVRREIVAQGMQSIPEVMQKLHWSTPDGCSSCRPALNYYLLCARPGEYVDDQQSRFVNERMHANIQKDGTYSVVPRMWGGITSPKELRAIADVVEKFNAPMVKVTGGQRLDIFGIKKEDLPAVWADLNAAGMVSGHAYGKSLRTVKTCVGSEWCRFGTQDSTGLGVKLERATWGSWMPHKFKIAVSGCPRNCAEATIKDFGVVCVDSGYELHVGGNGGIKVRATDLLCKVATEEEAMEMCAAFIQLYREEARYLERTAPWIERVGLAYIQSRLLPDAEARADLARRFFHSQQFSQEDPWAERVAGAEREIHAPMARFQPVGEMA
- the nirD gene encoding nitrite reductase small subunit NirD, with protein sequence MIGEWLDIGWVEEIPLRGARTVQVEGGDDIAVFRTGENSVFALLDRCPHKHGRLSQGIVHGGAVACPLHNWRISLSTGEALGEDKGCTPTVPVKISGGRVLICRASTLKAAA